The Struthio camelus isolate bStrCam1 chromosome 24, bStrCam1.hap1, whole genome shotgun sequence genome includes a window with the following:
- the GUCA1A gene encoding guanylyl cyclase-activating protein 1, which yields MGNMDGKAVEELSATECHQWYKKFMTECPSGQLTLYEFKQFFGLKNLSPAANKYVEQMFETFDFNKDGYIDFMEYVAALSLVLKGKVDQKLRWYFKLYDVDGNGCIDRGELLNIIKAIRAINQCNETMTAEEFTNMVFDKIDINGDGELSLEEFMEGVQKDEVLLDILTRSLDLTHIVQLIQNDGKIPQSLEEAEEAAQ from the exons atggggaACATGGACGGGAAAGCGGTGGAGGAGCTGAGCGCTACCGAATGCCACCAGTGGTACAAGAAGTTCATGACGGAGTGTCCCTCTGGCCAGCTCACCCTCTACGAGTTCAAGCAGTTTTTTGGCTTGAAAAACCTGAGTCCAGCAGCGAACAAATACGTTGAGCAAATGTTTGAGACGTTTGACTTCAACAAG GACGGCTACATCGATTTCATGGAGTACGTGGCTGCTCTGAGCCTGGTGCTGAAAGGGAAGGTGGATCAGAAGCTGAGGTGGTACTTCAAGCTCTACGACGTGGATGGGAACGGCTGCATCGACAGGGGAGAACTACTCAATATCATCAAA GCTATTCGCGCTATCAACCAGTGCAATGAGACGATGACAGCCGAGGAGTTCACCAACATGGTGTTTGATAAAATTGATATCAACGGAGATG GTGAGCTCTCGCTGGAGGAGTTCATGGAGGGCGTGCAGAAGGACGAGGTGCTGCTCGACATCCTCACCCGCAGCCTGGACCTGACGCACATCGTCCAGCTGATCCAGAACGACGGGAAGATCCCGCAgagcctggaggaggcagaggaggctgcCCAGTAG